CAAAGAAGAAAAAAGTAGCACCACTACTATTATTAATGATTAACTTATTTATTATCATGGTTGGAATTGGGCTTGTCATTCCAATTCTACCGTATTATGTTGAAGCTTTTGACGCTTCTGGAAGAGATCTTGGTCTTTTGGTAGCCTCGTTCGCTTTTATGCAATTTTTGCTTGCGCCTGTGTGGGGGAGATTATCAGATCGAATAGGTCGGAAGCCTTTGATTACATTAGGGATGTTTGGATTTGCATTAGCTGAATTTATTTTCGCATTCGCGACAGACCTATGGATGTTGTACGCCTCGCGCATTCTTGCAGGGACATTCGGATCCGCTATAATGCCAACAGCAATGGCCTATGTAGCAGATGTGACCTCTGAAGAAGATAGAGGAAAAGGCATGGGATTAATGGGCGCCGCCATGGCATTAGGAATTGTCATCGGTCCAGGTATCGGCGGATGGCTTGCAGAAATTGATCTATCACTACCATTTCTCATTGCCGGATTTGCGGGTACGCTTGCTGCCGTGGTATCTGTTTTCATGCTAAAGGAGACCCTTTCAGACGAGGCAAGAGAAGAAGCGAAAAATGAGGAAAAGACGAACCATTTCGTTAGGATGGGAAATGCACTGAAGAGTCCTGTAGGCTTCCTCCTCGTGCTCGTTTTCGTAATGAGTTTCGCTTTGGCTAATTTCACGTCCATTTTCGGTTTCTATGCACTGAAAAAGTACGGGTACGATCCAGCTGAAGTTGGGGTGATTGTAGCCATAACAGGTATAATCGGTGCAATTGCGCAAGGGACGTTAGTTGGTAGGCTCACAAAGCGCTTCGGTGATAATAGGGTTGTGTCTGGCTCTTTATTACTGAGTGCAATTGGATTTATTTTGATGGTCTTTGCTTTTAACTATGTAACGGTTTTGATCACCGTTTCGATTTTCTTTTTAGGAAATTCAATTTTGCGCCCGTCACTGAATTCGTATATTTCAAAATTAGCGGGAAAACAGCAAGGGACAATTATGGGACTAAACAATTCTTTCTTAAGTCTTGGGAATGCAGCAGGACCTGTTCTTGCAGGATTCTTGTTTGAAGTGGATATACATATTCCGTTTTGGCTTGGTGCTGTAGTGTTACTAGTAGCTTTAGCCGCAGTGAAAGTATGGACTTCAACGAGAATGGGAAATGCAGTAGAAAATAGTGGGTAATAAAGGAGGCAATGAAATGAATAGAGGAATACAGCAATACGAGGTAGGAGATGTCTTTGATGACTTTCTTCTAATCAAATCAGCTACAAAAGGAGTTACGAGTACAGGAAAACCTTTCATGACGATTATGCTTCAAGATCATACGGGTGATATCGAAGCAAAGTTATGGGACTCTTCGCCTGAGGATGAAAAGATGTACCAGCCTGAGCTGATTGTAAGAGTCACAGGAGATATTACGAGTTACCGTGGTAAAAATCAATTAAAGGTCAAACAAATTCGGTTATCGAATGAACAAGATAGCGTTAGTGTACATGACTTTGTGGAGACAGCTCCAATCCCGCAAGAAGAAATGATTGAAGTGATCACACAAGCGATATTCGAAATGAAGAATCCAAATATCCAGCGTTTGACAAGACATCTTGTGAAGAAGCATCAGAAGGCATTCTTAGATTATCCAGCTGCAACGAAAAACCATCATGACTTTGTCTCTGGGCTTGCCTTCCATGTCGTATCCATGCTTCGTTTAGCTAAATCCATCGCTCAATTGTATCCTTCACTTGATACGGATCTCTTATATGCGGGCGTCATTTTACATGATCTCGGTAAAACGAGAGAGTTGTCTGGTCCCGTTGCGCCGAGCTATACGCTAGAAGGGAACCTACTAGGTCATATTACGATGATGGTAGAAGAGATTAAAGAGGCAGCGCAAGAGCTAGGGATAGAAGGTGAAGAAGTGTTAATCCTTCAACACATGGTTCTTAGTCATCATTCGAAAGCGGAGTGGGGAAGCCCTAAGCCACCATTAGTAAGAGAAGCTGAAATTCTTCACTATATTGATAACATTGATGCAAAGATGAATATGATGGACCGTGCTTTAAGTAAAGTTGAACCAGGAGAATATACAGAACGAGTATTCCCGCTTGAAAATCGTGCCTTTTATAAACCTTTAACTGAGAAGAAAAATTCAGTACCAACCAATATGTAATCAGTCATAAACAACCGTGTTCCTACATACCTTTGTAAAAAGAATGCTTGTCTACAAGGGAGGAATTTAGATGCGTCGCCTTTACGTAGCCGCAACGGTTGTTTTGTTTTTTGTTCTATTGCAATGGACAGGAATATACAGCAACTTATCACCCGTGTTGTCCAATGTACCATGGTGGATGTATTTCTTAGTCGCTGGAATCGGTTATTCGGGTTATCGCGCTTGGCATCATACAGTTGAGGATAGAAAGCTAGACCGTGTTCATATTGAAGAAGAAGGAAAAGTCTATATGGAACGGATTGAAGAAGAGAAAAAGCGAAAAGATCAAGCATCAGGGGAATAAACTATATATTGGTGTTTGGAATGAAAGAGGCTGGCTTTGAGGACGATGTGTCCTTAATAAGTCAGCCTCTTGCTATATTTGAGCAGATTGATGATCATTTTTGTGAAATTGACGAGAAAAATAATCGGAAATGAGCTATTCAGACACTTTTTGAATTGAAATGAGTGTACATTTGTCCAAGTGCAGCCGTTATCTAGAAAAAAACGAAATTATCTCGAAAAATCTGAAATTATCTAGAAAAAACACAAATTATCTAGAAAAAGCGTAAATGATCGAAAAAAAAGGAGTGACATGGCGAGATCGGCTCTAATCAGCCCTCCTCCAGGTCACTCCTACATTATGCTTTACTTTTCATCTTCTTTTTCTTTGTTATCATCTTGTTTTTTGAACAAGTCTTTATACTCGTCCACTTTAACTTTAATATCTGCATCTTCTAATGCTTTATCAATTGGGTTTTCATTTGGATTCTTTTGTGCTTGTTCTTGTGCTTTTTGCTGTAATATTGTTTTCTTGATTTGATATTTAGCATCTTCAAAGGATTGTGTTTTCTGTTCAAGGACCTCAATGATATGGAATCCATGTTGAGACTTAACAGGGTCAGAAATCTTTCCTTTTTCTAGTGAAAACGCAACTTGTTCGAATTCAGGAACCATTTGGCCTCTTCCGAAGCTACCTAATTCCCCACCCTTGTCTTTTGAACCAGGGTCAGTAGAATATTCTTTCGCTAATTTAGCAAAATCTCCACCATCTTCAAGCTTTTGCTTCACTTCTTTAGCTGTTTTTTCTTCTTTTACTAAGATGTGGCGAGCTTCTACTTCTTCCACTTTGTATTGCTCTTCATACATTTTCTTCATTTCTTTTTCTGAGACTTCCATACCGTCAGTTTGAGCTTTAAAGAAGACAAGGTTTCGCTTCACTACGTCACGTAGTTCATCTTCACCTTTAATACCGCTTTGTTCTAGAGCATTTTTAAATCCATCTTCTCCACCAAATTGACTCTTAAGATAATCAATTTCTTTGTCTAATTCTTTGTCACTAACTTTATATTTTTCTGATAAAACTTTGTATTGTACAAGTTCTTTGAGCATTTGTTCTGATTGAGGTTGCTTCTTCAGTTCCTTGTAGAAATCATCTTGCGTTACATTACCTTCACTTGTTTCCACTAGGACTTTGCTATCTCCTGACTCACCATTATCATTGCTGCATGCTGCGACACCGAATATTGCTGTAGCGGCAGCAACCGATAGGATCCACTTTTTCATCGACATACACTCCTATGAAGTAGAAATTTTTTCACATGTTCTACTATAGCATATCCGCTCATTAAAAATACACTCCATACTTCAAATATGAGAAAAAATACACAATTATTGGAATTGATTGTGCAGGTGCCCTTTTTTCAAAATAAGGGCATTGGTCTAATCAAAACCCCTACTAGACTTATACACTATATGGAATAACAAAGGAGGGATTGCAATGGGGTACGGACATGGAAATAGTTTCGCATTAATCGTAGTACTGTTCCTTTTGTTGATCATCATAGGAGCTTGCTACCTTTATTAAATCAATGAATTTTTATGTATTTGAGGATAAGAGCCTATGCCTTGGCTTACGTCCATGCATAGGATAAAGCAACACCGGAATAGGGGGTGACATCATGGGTGGATACGGATATGGAAAAGGATTCGCTTTGATCGTCGTATTGTTCATCCTATTGATTATCGTAGGCGCAGCTTGGATCTGCTAATACGTAACATAGAATGATATAGGGAAGAGGCTGACATCACCTGTCAGCCTCTTATTTTTGTTCTCCTATACACATTTACTTAAATTGCGGTAAAATAAAAGCTCAACCAGCTTTATAGCGTGGTTGAGTAAATGAAGACTCTTTGCGCACTGAAGGTTTGTGTGAGACCTCCTGTGGGTAATAATGAATTATTATGAGACATAAATAACTTCAATATATGAACTTACCAGAAGTATCGTAATCATAATATTAATCCAACGAAATACATTCACTTGCTTTTCAGCTGGAATGTTTTTTTGAATACATAAGCGATTCGTCAGTGAGTTGAACAAGAAAAGGACAACGCTTGCGAATGCTATATAATAGATTGCGATGAGTGTCATAATGGAACCTCCAACTTTAGAGATTGTATATTAAACATACCAAAAGATGAGGTAAAAGAACAGTGACAACTATTATCTATAGAGAGATAGGAGGAGAATTGAGTTGAAGTTAAGGTGGAAATCAGCCTTTTTTATTTTATTAACGATCATGATCATTGTACCTGTAATTGTCGTCTCACTCATTTTTGTGAACAATAATGATCTTGACAAAGCATCGAAACAAGAGCCAAAACAAGGGAAACCGATATTTAATATTGAATCATCTAAAGAGCAATTAAACTTTCTCATAAGCGAACAGTTAACAGATTTAAAGTCAGGTCGAAACTCTAAGTTTGATTATGATGTGAAGCTGAAGGACACAGTTCAAGTAAGTGGATATTTCACCTTTTTCTCAAATCAAGTAGATTTTACGATGGACTTTGAACCGCAAGTACTTGATAACGGTAATCTCATACTAAAAGAGGAATCAATAAAACTCGGGGCATTAAAGCTGCCTGGGGAAAAAATTCTAGAATTCATTAAAGGTAGTACGAAACTCCCGCCGTGGGTTGAAATCAATGACAACGAAGAAACGATTTTAGTAAAACTTACAGAGTATAAGTTCCAAGATCAATTGTTTCTTAAGGCTGAATCATTTGATTTAGAAAAGGATGATATTCGATTTAAAGTTTATTATATTACAGAATAAGAAAGGGTAGGCCACTATGGCCTACCCTTACGTATGGTATGTCTTTAGAATGTACGACGAACGATTATTTGAAAACCAGTAGCACTATCTTCTAAATACGAATCTTTTGGTGCATTCCACAGATGGAAGATATAAATCATATCCTTAAAGCAATAGAACATATTTACGGTTGAAATGATCGCGAATACATGCAAATATTCTGGATATAACAAAGGTCCAACGAGTGATAAAGATGTTAGGACAATTAGTGGAAACGATACCGAAATAAGCGCTGTTTTCTTAGGCAATACATTTGGAATTCGACAGAAAAATGAATAACGATTTTCTGCAAGCTCAATCCATGCTTTTTTACCTGTAAACCAAATTGGAATACAATGCAAAAGACTGTGTAATGGTATAACCATTATCACAAGTATTAGAATTGGGAGTAACCCTGTTTGAGAATAGATCGTTTCTGGGTGAAACATTCTAAAGAGCATAAAATAAACGATAAAATACGTGAGACTAAATAAAGTAGACATCAGACCTAGTCGTAAATTACCGTAATCTCTAGTTAAATTAATTGACTTGAAGCAATTCATATTGCATCACCTTCTTTGTCATGATGAAAGAGTGGGAAAAGGTGAAAACCTTACATTTTCAAAACCACGTACATACAATACGATTTTTCCAAGAAGAAATCAATAGATTTTACAAAAAAATAATAAAGTAAAAAGTATTATTTTCAGAATTAAGGAAGAGGGGGTAAAATAAAGAATAAGGAAAGTTGATTTTGCGATTAGGATAGGGTGTGTTTGGATGAACAGAAGTGAAGAAGAAAAGATGGAGCGTCTTATGTACTACCAACAAATTATGGTGGATACGATCGATCCAAAACGTTTTCCGTGGTATCGGTTCATTGTAGAAGCAGAACTAGGAAAAGACGAAGTAAAAGAAGTATATCAATTAATGAAAGAATTAGAAAAAGAGAAGGAAAGCTTAAGAGAAGCCGGAATGGTGGATCAGACTTCTCTGCTCCTTCATTATGTAGGAATGCTTAATTCGACTTTAAATCCTTTCACTACTGCCTCCGCGCTTAAACAGCAAGGTATGTTTGTGGATATAACAGCGGAGTTATTAGAAATGATGAAAGAGAATGAAAGTCCAACTAAGTAGTCGCCAATTTCTCCGGCTTTTCTCCTGGTTCATCATTTTGTTCAGTATCTTTAATAAGTTTGTTTGGCATCAATTGCCCATCAGTTTCGTCTAGTTCTTGATCAATTTTTGTAACAGTCGTATCAAGGATCGACATGAATTCACTTCCATAAACACTTCGAATGATCGCTACTAACTCATCGAATTCTGGAAACTTTCCATATAAATCACGAATTTTAAGTGATGCACCGAAAATTCCATATTCTTCAGGGTCATAAGCTTCAATTGTACGCATAAGCAAATCTCTTCCTGAGTTTGTTAGCTTTACATACGTATTTCGCTTGTCATTTTCTTTCTTAGAGAAAGTGAGGTATCCTTGTTCTTCTAGCTTCTTAGAGAAGTTAAATGCGGTGGATACGTGCATGACACCATACTTTGAGATGTCAGAAATCGAAGCCCCTTCTAAGTGGTAAGCGATCCAGAGGATATGATGTTCATTAATATTCAACCCAAATGGTTTAATCCAGCTTTGCCAATCTTTTTCTACGCATTTCCACATGGCTTTGCTGAGTTGAGCAACTTTATGACTAAACATCATGGCTTCCTTCATTGAAAAATCTTTCTTGTTCTCCATAACGAGCCTCCATTCTGATTATATTATGACAGGAATTGTTAGATTTATAAAGCTAAATATCCAACTTTTCACAACTTCTTAACAGTAAGAAGTGGCTATATCTATGTATAAAGGTACATACATTAGTGTTAATTCGACAGAAACAGACATTCACATTTATTTTTGTTGAAAAGTTTTAACCCCCACTCTTCTCGTTGTGATACGAACAAAAGTCTCACTCATTTATTATCGGTAATGTAGGAAGAAATTTAAATATGTAGCTCATTTTGCCACAAAAAAACTGAGCTGCCTCAAAAAGAGGCGACTCAGCTTTTAAAAATGAAGCCTTGAATTTCACTTTTATTTAGCTACAGGTTTTTTCGTATCTTCTTGTAGCTCAGATACGGATTCTTGAATCGTGTCCACTTCATCTTTAATGTGTTCAAGATTCGGTTCGATGTCTTTTTTCCATGTTTTGATATCTTCTTTTAAGTCAGTCGCAACTTCTTTAAATGCTTCTACACCTTCTTTAGAAACTTGAACAATTTGTTCTTTAAGGCTGATGCCTTCTTTCTTCACATCTGTCATCGTTTGTTTCAATTTATAGGTCGAATCTTTAATGTCTTTACGGAGCTCTCGACCTGATTTTGGTGTTGCTAATAATGTTGCTGCAGCCGTGACAATACTTCCTACCGCAAAGCCAATTAATACAGATTTCTGTTCGTTTTTCATTTTAAATTCATTCTCCTTTCATATCTTCCTCACTTGTTGAGAGGGTATAGGTGCTCACAAACAAATAAGGTAAGTCTCTTAATACATAATTCGTTAGAACCTCTTATAAACCTTTATTAATCGT
This Pseudalkalibacillus berkeleyi DNA region includes the following protein-coding sequences:
- a CDS encoding MFS transporter, with translation MKETKKKKVAPLLLLMINLFIIMVGIGLVIPILPYYVEAFDASGRDLGLLVASFAFMQFLLAPVWGRLSDRIGRKPLITLGMFGFALAEFIFAFATDLWMLYASRILAGTFGSAIMPTAMAYVADVTSEEDRGKGMGLMGAAMALGIVIGPGIGGWLAEIDLSLPFLIAGFAGTLAAVVSVFMLKETLSDEAREEAKNEEKTNHFVRMGNALKSPVGFLLVLVFVMSFALANFTSIFGFYALKKYGYDPAEVGVIVAITGIIGAIAQGTLVGRLTKRFGDNRVVSGSLLLSAIGFILMVFAFNYVTVLITVSIFFLGNSILRPSLNSYISKLAGKQQGTIMGLNNSFLSLGNAAGPVLAGFLFEVDIHIPFWLGAVVLLVALAAVKVWTSTRMGNAVENSG
- the yhaM gene encoding 3'-5' exoribonuclease YhaM, whose protein sequence is MNRGIQQYEVGDVFDDFLLIKSATKGVTSTGKPFMTIMLQDHTGDIEAKLWDSSPEDEKMYQPELIVRVTGDITSYRGKNQLKVKQIRLSNEQDSVSVHDFVETAPIPQEEMIEVITQAIFEMKNPNIQRLTRHLVKKHQKAFLDYPAATKNHHDFVSGLAFHVVSMLRLAKSIAQLYPSLDTDLLYAGVILHDLGKTRELSGPVAPSYTLEGNLLGHITMMVEEIKEAAQELGIEGEEVLILQHMVLSHHSKAEWGSPKPPLVREAEILHYIDNIDAKMNMMDRALSKVEPGEYTERVFPLENRAFYKPLTEKKNSVPTNM
- a CDS encoding sporulation YhaL family protein: MRRLYVAATVVLFFVLLQWTGIYSNLSPVLSNVPWWMYFLVAGIGYSGYRAWHHTVEDRKLDRVHIEEEGKVYMERIEEEKKRKDQASGE
- a CDS encoding peptidylprolyl isomerase, with the protein product MKKWILSVAAATAIFGVAACSNDNGESGDSKVLVETSEGNVTQDDFYKELKKQPQSEQMLKELVQYKVLSEKYKVSDKELDKEIDYLKSQFGGEDGFKNALEQSGIKGEDELRDVVKRNLVFFKAQTDGMEVSEKEMKKMYEEQYKVEEVEARHILVKEEKTAKEVKQKLEDGGDFAKLAKEYSTDPGSKDKGGELGSFGRGQMVPEFEQVAFSLEKGKISDPVKSQHGFHIIEVLEQKTQSFEDAKYQIKKTILQQKAQEQAQKNPNENPIDKALEDADIKVKVDEYKDLFKKQDDNKEKEDEK
- a CDS encoding YjcZ family sporulation protein, whose protein sequence is MGYGHGNSFALIVVLFLLLIIIGACYLY
- a CDS encoding YjcZ family sporulation protein; its protein translation is MGGYGYGKGFALIVVLFILLIIVGAAWIC
- a CDS encoding YpmS family protein codes for the protein MKLRWKSAFFILLTIMIIVPVIVVSLIFVNNNDLDKASKQEPKQGKPIFNIESSKEQLNFLISEQLTDLKSGRNSKFDYDVKLKDTVQVSGYFTFFSNQVDFTMDFEPQVLDNGNLILKEESIKLGALKLPGEKILEFIKGSTKLPPWVEINDNEETILVKLTEYKFQDQLFLKAESFDLEKDDIRFKVYYITE
- a CDS encoding DUF3267 domain-containing protein, whose amino-acid sequence is MNCFKSINLTRDYGNLRLGLMSTLFSLTYFIVYFMLFRMFHPETIYSQTGLLPILILVIMVIPLHSLLHCIPIWFTGKKAWIELAENRYSFFCRIPNVLPKKTALISVSFPLIVLTSLSLVGPLLYPEYLHVFAIISTVNMFYCFKDMIYIFHLWNAPKDSYLEDSATGFQIIVRRTF
- a CDS encoding DUF1878 family protein; its protein translation is MNRSEEEKMERLMYYQQIMVDTIDPKRFPWYRFIVEAELGKDEVKEVYQLMKELEKEKESLREAGMVDQTSLLLHYVGMLNSTLNPFTTASALKQQGMFVDITAELLEMMKENESPTK
- a CDS encoding HTH-type transcriptional regulator Hpr, producing the protein MENKKDFSMKEAMMFSHKVAQLSKAMWKCVEKDWQSWIKPFGLNINEHHILWIAYHLEGASISDISKYGVMHVSTAFNFSKKLEEQGYLTFSKKENDKRNTYVKLTNSGRDLLMRTIEAYDPEEYGIFGASLKIRDLYGKFPEFDELVAIIRSVYGSEFMSILDTTVTKIDQELDETDGQLMPNKLIKDTEQNDEPGEKPEKLATT
- a CDS encoding YtxH domain-containing protein, with product MKNEQKSVLIGFAVGSIVTAAATLLATPKSGRELRKDIKDSTYKLKQTMTDVKKEGISLKEQIVQVSKEGVEAFKEVATDLKEDIKTWKKDIEPNLEHIKDEVDTIQESVSELQEDTKKPVAK